A single region of the Halobacterium wangiae genome encodes:
- a CDS encoding DUF7350 domain-containing protein, translating to MRRRDVLAAAGATGLAATAGCLGFLETERASREPPVPENRPDAPYLPSHTEGMEMAGMIANGRYRCALSYTFPHRFWLVNGESTERVDVEDGDDVHLMASVWDAEAGVALPTTSPEITLTGPDGETSSLAPWQMLSQQMGVHYGDNVGLGPEGEYEATVRVAPGGTRRTEDVETPDGPIQLAFSFTFERDALNELPYEDIPANREGSEGAVDPMEMEAVEAGRVPAADSFPVALRGTGATEGAELAVGSADRRGQFATSDDESYLVASLRTQYNRFPLPAATLVAEVARDGETRYEGTLAATLDPELGFHYGAAVPSLAEDDEVTVGMQAPPQVSRHEGYETAFFGFESVTL from the coding sequence ATGCGTAGACGCGACGTGCTCGCAGCGGCGGGCGCGACGGGACTCGCGGCGACGGCCGGTTGCCTTGGCTTCCTCGAGACGGAGCGCGCGAGTCGCGAGCCGCCGGTCCCCGAGAACCGGCCGGACGCGCCCTACCTCCCCTCGCACACGGAGGGGATGGAGATGGCGGGGATGATCGCGAACGGCCGCTACCGCTGCGCGCTGTCGTACACGTTCCCCCACCGGTTCTGGCTGGTGAACGGCGAGAGCACCGAACGCGTGGACGTCGAGGACGGCGACGACGTCCACCTGATGGCGTCCGTGTGGGACGCCGAGGCGGGCGTGGCGCTCCCCACGACGAGCCCCGAGATAACCCTCACCGGCCCGGACGGCGAGACCAGTTCACTGGCCCCCTGGCAGATGCTCTCCCAGCAGATGGGGGTCCACTACGGCGACAACGTCGGCCTCGGCCCGGAAGGTGAGTACGAGGCGACGGTGCGGGTCGCGCCAGGCGGCACTCGCCGGACGGAGGACGTCGAGACCCCCGACGGCCCGATACAGTTAGCCTTCTCGTTCACGTTCGAACGCGACGCGCTGAACGAACTCCCCTACGAGGACATCCCGGCAAACCGCGAGGGGAGCGAGGGCGCCGTCGACCCGATGGAGATGGAGGCCGTGGAGGCCGGGCGAGTACCCGCCGCGGACTCGTTCCCGGTGGCACTCCGGGGGACCGGCGCGACGGAGGGCGCGGAACTCGCCGTCGGCAGCGCCGACCGGCGCGGCCAGTTCGCGACGAGCGACGACGAGTCCTACCTCGTCGCGTCGCTGCGCACGCAGTACAACCGGTTCCCGCTCCCCGCGGCGACGCTCGTCGCCGAGGTCGCTCGTGATGGCGAGACGCGCTACGAGGGCACACTGGCGGCGACCCTCGACCCGGAACTCGGCTTCCACTACGGCGCGGCCGTCCCGTCGCTCGCCGAGGACGACGAGGTGACGGTTGGGATGCAGGCGCCGCCGCAGGTGTCCCGCCACGAGGGGTACGAGACGGCGTTCTTCGGCTTCGAGTCGGTGACGCTCTGA
- a CDS encoding DUF7405 family protein encodes MHSDERGIPRRAFLKSAVAIGGASALAACVERENEVSVPGGTDDPASLPARQHAWNDYAARDDAGNVLPPRHHVLLLLNYDGSEPTEADRQRVEDALRSLERAYEWSNEGLLFTLGYSPAYFESLGGSPAGVDLPEPRALSDLEDPEFDTPDAILHLASDHAQVVLEAEEGMRGNREALNDDPVDAALTGAFSVAERRTGFVGEGLPAEHQDTGGVPDSEPVAEDAPLYMGFKSDFEKSQATEDRVTIQSGPFAGGTTQHVSHIDLNLQQWYEQDGREERVAKMFCPAHADSGAVEGTGENLGDSPQLEDCADPLEDAQQRGVVGHGQKLQAVRKDGRPLILRRDFDSTDFGRAGTHFLALQREISEFVKTRDAMNATDLTAQSAVGRRTNNGIRQYLSVTHRGNYLLPPRETRALPTPEGDDA; translated from the coding sequence ATGCACTCCGACGAGCGCGGTATCCCGCGCCGCGCGTTCCTCAAGTCGGCGGTCGCCATCGGTGGTGCGAGCGCACTGGCGGCCTGTGTGGAGCGCGAGAACGAGGTGTCTGTCCCCGGAGGCACGGACGACCCCGCGTCGCTCCCCGCCCGCCAGCACGCCTGGAACGACTACGCTGCCCGCGACGACGCCGGCAACGTCCTGCCGCCCCGCCACCACGTCCTCCTCCTCCTGAACTACGACGGGTCCGAACCGACCGAGGCCGACCGCCAGCGCGTCGAGGACGCGCTCCGCTCGCTGGAGCGCGCATACGAGTGGTCGAACGAGGGGTTGCTGTTCACGCTGGGCTACTCGCCCGCGTACTTCGAGTCGCTGGGCGGGTCGCCGGCGGGTGTCGACCTGCCGGAGCCCCGGGCGCTCTCGGACCTCGAGGACCCCGAGTTCGACACCCCGGACGCCATCCTCCACCTCGCGAGCGACCACGCACAGGTCGTCCTCGAAGCCGAGGAGGGGATGCGCGGGAACCGCGAAGCACTCAACGACGACCCGGTCGACGCCGCGCTGACCGGCGCGTTCTCGGTGGCGGAGCGCCGCACCGGGTTCGTCGGCGAGGGACTCCCCGCCGAGCACCAGGACACGGGCGGCGTCCCGGACTCGGAGCCGGTCGCGGAGGACGCCCCGCTGTACATGGGGTTCAAGTCCGACTTCGAGAAGAGCCAGGCGACCGAGGACCGCGTCACCATCCAGTCGGGGCCGTTCGCGGGCGGCACCACGCAGCACGTCTCTCACATCGACCTGAACCTCCAGCAGTGGTACGAACAGGACGGCCGCGAGGAGCGCGTCGCGAAGATGTTCTGTCCGGCGCACGCCGACTCGGGCGCCGTCGAGGGGACCGGCGAGAACCTCGGCGACAGCCCACAGCTCGAGGACTGCGCCGACCCCCTGGAGGACGCCCAGCAGCGCGGCGTCGTCGGCCACGGTCAGAAACTCCAGGCGGTACGTAAGGACGGCCGCCCCCTTATCCTCCGCCGGGACTTCGACTCGACGGACTTCGGCCGCGCGGGCACGCACTTCCTCGCCCTCCAGCGAGAGATCTCGGAGTTCGTGAAGACGAGAGACGCCATGAACGCGACAGACCTCACAGCACAGTCGGCAGTCGGACGGCGCACGAACAACGGCATCAGGCAGTACCTCTCGGTCACCCACCGCGGGAACTACCTACTACCGCCGCGCGAGACGCGCGCGCTCCCCACCCCGGAGGGTGACGATGCGTAG
- a CDS encoding winged helix-turn-helix transcriptional regulator encodes MTAVRERIHDHVVANPGVHFNAVVRELDVAPGQVQHHVRSLREDGALAADGFYGRTHYFPPETDEWDRGALALARRETARDVLLCLLDAGPSSPSDVAERVGVARSTLEHHVSNLVECGVVEKRRDARNRVTLALTRPEETVRVLDAVEPSVPERFFDRFERLVDGLLE; translated from the coding sequence GTGACGGCCGTCCGCGAGCGCATCCACGACCACGTCGTCGCGAACCCGGGCGTCCACTTCAACGCGGTCGTCCGGGAACTGGACGTCGCCCCAGGCCAGGTCCAGCACCACGTCCGCAGCCTCCGCGAGGACGGCGCACTCGCGGCCGACGGGTTCTACGGCCGGACCCACTACTTCCCGCCCGAGACGGACGAGTGGGACCGCGGTGCGCTCGCGCTCGCCCGACGCGAGACCGCGCGCGACGTCCTCCTCTGTCTTCTGGACGCCGGCCCATCGTCGCCGAGCGACGTCGCCGAACGTGTCGGCGTGGCCCGGAGCACGCTCGAACACCACGTCTCGAACCTCGTGGAGTGTGGCGTCGTGGAGAAGCGTCGCGACGCCCGCAACCGCGTGACGCTCGCGCTGACTCGGCCCGAGGAGACCGTCCGTGTGCTCGACGCGGTCGAGCCGTCGGTCCCGGAGCGCTTCTTCGACCGCTTCGAGCGTCTCGTCGACGGGCTACTGGAGTGA
- a CDS encoding DUF7471 family protein: protein MIPVAHAQTADLSLPLVAALTVAGLAAAVLTGAALAVFLRRRSRSYLLVALALGALLARTGVAAASIGGAIALERHHLVEHSLDVVMAALVVAAVYYARSAEVSAGGGSR, encoded by the coding sequence GTGATTCCCGTCGCGCACGCCCAGACGGCAGACCTGAGCCTCCCGCTCGTTGCGGCGCTCACGGTCGCCGGCCTCGCCGCCGCCGTGCTCACGGGCGCGGCGCTCGCCGTCTTCCTGCGCCGACGGTCCCGCTCGTACCTGCTCGTGGCGCTCGCGCTCGGCGCCCTCCTCGCCCGGACCGGGGTCGCCGCGGCGAGCATCGGGGGCGCGATCGCCCTCGAGCGCCACCACCTCGTCGAGCACTCGCTGGACGTGGTGATGGCCGCGCTCGTCGTCGCGGCGGTCTACTACGCGCGGTCGGCGGAGGTCTCCGCGGGAGGCGGGTCGCGGTGA
- a CDS encoding trans-sulfuration enzyme family protein: MDDRPRIETRAVGHGEDPGATLRGDVVSPIHLASTFALPELDTDLSLEEVDPAEGQFLYSRLNNPTRHALEQRLASLEGGDHGFAFASGTSAIATAVLASVEPGDHVVAFDDLYAGTRRLLETMVRDRLGVDVSFVDATDPDNVADAVRPETTLLWVETPTNPLLRLCDIEAVADIAHDAGARLGVDNTFLSPYFQTPLDLGADVVAHSTTKYLNGHSDSVGGALVTDDESFADDVAFLQQVGLGNVLSPFDSYLVLRGTKTLAPRMRDHEANALAIAEYLESHDAVDAVHYPGLESHPQHDLAREQTAGYGGILSFELDGGLADAKRFLEALEEFALAVSVGGVESLAELPAAMTHEPIPKAEREAQGITDSLVRVSVGIEHVDDLVADLDRGFAAMRGQSVSQ, translated from the coding sequence ATGGACGACCGTCCCCGCATCGAGACTCGCGCAGTCGGCCACGGTGAGGACCCCGGAGCGACGCTCCGTGGCGACGTCGTCTCCCCGATCCACCTCGCGTCGACGTTCGCGCTCCCGGAGCTGGACACGGACCTCAGCCTCGAGGAGGTCGACCCCGCAGAGGGACAGTTCCTCTACTCGCGACTCAACAATCCGACACGTCACGCGCTGGAACAGCGCCTCGCCTCCCTGGAGGGCGGCGACCACGGCTTCGCGTTCGCCTCGGGCACGTCGGCCATCGCTACTGCCGTACTCGCGTCCGTCGAACCCGGCGACCACGTCGTCGCGTTCGACGACCTCTACGCCGGCACCCGGCGACTCCTCGAAACGATGGTCCGGGACAGACTCGGCGTCGACGTCTCGTTCGTCGACGCCACCGACCCCGACAACGTCGCCGACGCGGTCCGGCCCGAGACGACGCTCCTCTGGGTGGAGACACCAACGAATCCGTTGCTGCGGCTCTGTGACATCGAGGCCGTCGCCGACATCGCCCACGACGCCGGCGCGCGCCTCGGCGTCGACAACACGTTCCTTAGTCCCTACTTCCAGACGCCCCTCGACCTCGGCGCAGACGTCGTCGCTCACTCCACGACGAAGTACCTCAACGGCCACAGCGACTCCGTCGGCGGCGCGCTCGTCACCGACGACGAGTCGTTCGCCGACGACGTGGCGTTCCTCCAGCAGGTCGGCCTCGGTAACGTCCTCTCGCCGTTCGACTCGTACCTCGTGTTGCGCGGCACGAAGACCCTCGCGCCCCGGATGCGCGACCACGAGGCGAACGCGCTCGCCATAGCGGAGTACCTCGAATCCCACGACGCCGTCGACGCGGTCCACTACCCGGGCCTGGAGAGCCACCCGCAACACGACCTCGCCCGCGAGCAGACCGCGGGCTACGGCGGCATCCTCTCGTTCGAACTCGACGGCGGCCTCGCGGACGCGAAACGGTTCCTCGAGGCGCTCGAGGAGTTCGCGCTCGCGGTGAGCGTCGGCGGCGTCGAGTCGCTCGCCGAACTGCCGGCGGCGATGACCCACGAACCGATCCCGAAGGCCGAACGCGAGGCCCAGGGGATCACCGACTCGCTCGTGCGGGTGTCCGTCGGCATCGAACACGTCGACGACCTCGTCGCGGACCTCGACCGCGGCTTCGCGGCGATGCGCGGCCAGTCGGTCAGTCAGTGA
- a CDS encoding CBS domain-containing protein: protein MDDIFVGQLMSDDLHTVSKDTLVADAADLMLEHGIGSLIVVDEDDHLEGILTTTDFVDIVAKSKPKAETTVERYMTTDVITTSVQDSIRDVADAMVEHGFHHMPVVDDDTVIGIITTKDLTSYISTVQTPSPA from the coding sequence ATGGACGATATTTTCGTCGGTCAGCTGATGTCGGACGACCTCCACACGGTGTCGAAGGACACGCTCGTCGCGGACGCCGCGGACCTGATGCTCGAACACGGCATCGGCTCGCTCATCGTCGTCGACGAGGACGACCACCTCGAGGGCATCCTCACCACCACCGACTTCGTCGACATCGTCGCGAAGAGCAAGCCGAAGGCCGAGACCACCGTCGAGCGCTACATGACCACGGACGTCATCACCACGAGCGTGCAGGACTCCATCCGCGACGTCGCCGACGCCATGGTCGAACACGGCTTCCACCACATGCCCGTCGTCGACGACGACACCGTCATCGGCATCATCACCACCAAGGACCTCACCTCGTACATCTCCACGGTTCAGACGCCGAGTCCCGCCTAA
- a CDS encoding alpha/beta hydrolase: MASSTDALDERAREFVARFTDEAFADAAELLSEDGQNAVVESFPEEFQRVPIEDAETAFRRYWYGVYAQYGAFGDVKDVTVEDGVVTVDLQFALGSQPVELSFDDGAISDVSFPTAYTPPEYADRSAFSEREVTVDAGDVELGGTLTVPSDETPVPGVLLVHGAGIHDRDGTAGESKILKDFAWGLASRGVAVLRYEKRLLDHEDEIPHDEFDLDTVVIDDAVHAVDELASAPEVDADSVFVAGHSQGGMCAPSIAERHGGVAGIVSLDGPADTGLDEVDFDYVRYSIAPDGELTEAQQEMYAEQRAEFERAANGDYDEDEPCWATQRRCTRVSSRWTPSGPPASYRSRCSPPRRSASTRSSSPNS, from the coding sequence ATGGCTTCCTCCACCGACGCTCTCGACGAGCGGGCGCGCGAGTTCGTCGCCAGATTCACCGACGAGGCGTTCGCGGACGCTGCGGAACTGCTCTCCGAGGACGGACAGAACGCGGTCGTCGAGTCGTTCCCCGAGGAGTTCCAGCGGGTCCCCATCGAGGACGCCGAGACGGCGTTCCGCCGGTACTGGTACGGGGTGTACGCGCAGTACGGCGCGTTCGGGGACGTCAAGGACGTGACGGTCGAGGACGGCGTCGTGACCGTGGACCTCCAGTTCGCGCTGGGTAGTCAGCCAGTGGAACTGTCGTTCGACGACGGCGCGATATCTGACGTGTCGTTCCCGACGGCGTACACACCACCCGAGTACGCCGACCGGTCGGCGTTCAGCGAGCGCGAGGTGACCGTCGACGCCGGCGACGTCGAGCTCGGCGGGACGCTGACGGTCCCGTCGGACGAGACGCCAGTTCCGGGGGTCCTGCTGGTCCACGGCGCGGGCATCCACGACCGCGACGGGACGGCCGGCGAGAGCAAGATTCTGAAGGACTTCGCGTGGGGGCTCGCATCGCGGGGCGTCGCCGTGCTCCGCTACGAGAAGCGCCTCCTCGACCACGAGGACGAGATTCCCCACGACGAGTTCGACCTCGACACCGTCGTCATCGACGACGCGGTTCACGCAGTCGACGAACTCGCGAGCGCGCCGGAGGTCGACGCCGACAGCGTGTTCGTCGCGGGGCACAGCCAGGGCGGGATGTGTGCGCCGAGCATCGCCGAGCGACACGGTGGCGTCGCGGGCATCGTGAGCCTCGACGGGCCGGCGGACACTGGTCTCGACGAGGTGGACTTCGACTACGTTCGGTACAGCATCGCGCCGGACGGCGAACTCACCGAAGCCCAGCAGGAGATGTACGCAGAGCAGAGGGCGGAGTTCGAGAGAGCCGCGAACGGTGACTACGACGAGGACGAACCGTGCTGGGCGACCCAGCGACGTTGCACGAGAGTTTCGTCTCGATGGACCCCGTCGGGACCGCCAGCGAGCTACCGGTCCCGCTGTTCGCCGCCACGACGGAGCGCGTCGACCAGGAGCTCCAGCCCGAACTCGTGA
- the tatA gene encoding twin-arginine translocase TatA/TatE family subunit produces MFTSTPLFVGGLPGGMEWAVLLLIAVLLFGANKIPKLARSSGQAIGEFQKGREEIETELEEMRESGDTTDTDTESTVDADTSTDTSTDTDSEK; encoded by the coding sequence ATGTTCACCAGTACACCACTGTTCGTCGGCGGACTCCCGGGGGGTATGGAGTGGGCAGTTCTCCTGCTCATCGCCGTCCTCCTGTTCGGCGCGAACAAGATCCCGAAACTCGCACGATCCAGCGGGCAGGCCATCGGCGAGTTCCAGAAGGGGCGCGAAGAGATCGAGACCGAACTCGAGGAGATGCGCGAGAGCGGCGACACGACGGACACCGACACCGAGTCGACCGTCGACGCGGACACCAGTACGGACACCAGCACGGACACCGACTCCGAGAAGTAA
- a CDS encoding HD domain-containing protein, protein MSDATQSDSRYRYDPTADHAFPDERVNRVLEFVEDDEEITAYLEAQNVNPVMRKGYNDHGTKHIEIVRNRALRLYDLLKRGDVRFNGASDQGLDEADEAVIVALAATIHDIGHVVHRDSHAYYSIPLAADLLDRVLPEFYDVPDAVRMKSEILHAILCHHTEEDPLTTEAGVIRVADGLDMEHGRSRLPYERGGRGINTISSQAIERVTLDEGTDVPVLVEIEMRNAAGVYQVDNLLKEKLHRSGIEDDVRIVALNTGGEDNQLVERIEL, encoded by the coding sequence ATGAGCGACGCCACGCAGTCCGACTCCAGATACAGGTACGACCCGACGGCGGACCACGCGTTCCCCGACGAGCGGGTGAACCGCGTGCTGGAGTTCGTCGAAGACGACGAGGAAATTACCGCCTACCTGGAGGCACAGAACGTCAACCCCGTCATGCGGAAGGGGTACAACGACCACGGGACCAAGCACATCGAGATCGTGCGTAACCGCGCGCTGCGCCTCTACGACCTCCTGAAGCGCGGCGACGTCCGGTTCAACGGCGCGAGCGACCAGGGGCTCGACGAGGCCGACGAGGCGGTCATCGTCGCGCTCGCCGCGACCATCCACGACATCGGCCACGTCGTCCACCGCGACAGCCACGCCTACTACTCGATCCCGCTCGCGGCCGACCTCCTCGACCGCGTCCTCCCCGAGTTCTACGACGTCCCCGACGCGGTCCGGATGAAGTCCGAAATCCTCCACGCCATCCTCTGTCACCACACCGAGGAGGACCCGCTCACGACCGAAGCCGGTGTCATCCGCGTCGCCGACGGCCTCGACATGGAACACGGTCGTTCCCGCCTCCCCTACGAGCGCGGCGGTCGCGGCATCAACACCATCTCGAGTCAGGCTATCGAGCGGGTCACGCTCGACGAGGGGACGGACGTCCCGGTCCTCGTGGAGATCGAGATGCGCAACGCCGCCGGCGTCTACCAGGTGGACAACCTCCTCAAGGAGAAACTCCACCGCTCTGGCATCGAGGACGACGTCCGCATCGTCGCGCTCAACACCGGCGGCGAGGACAACCAGCTCGTCGAGCGAATCGAGCTCTAG